The following is a genomic window from Synechococcus sp. JA-2-3B'a(2-13).
CCGAAGGCCCCGAACAAAATAAACCACAGGGGAGAAATGAGCAAGGCCCAACGCCAGTTAAACAGCTCCTCCGCATGGCGGGGCTTGCCGGCAAACCCGAAGACAATCCCGCCCAAAATCGAGGTCACCAGCGTTAGGATCCACTGCTCTTGAGGCAGGCCGGGCACCACACGGCAGCCCCCCTGATGAAAGCAGCGATCCAAGACATCAACGGTCTCCAGGATGGCGCGTTGGGTGCCGTGCTCCCGCACATAGAATTGGTTGCCAAAGCGAGATTGCAGCTCAATCCAAAAGGTACGTGGCAAGATCTCGCGCACAGCATCCCCCACATTAAACGCCAGCAAGTTGCCCCCCCTGGGATCCGCCACCATCAGAACGCTGCGCTCATTCAAGCCCCAGTATTCCTTCACCTGACGACCCGGTGTTTGGTCGAACTGAGTCAGCACCCGCAGCTTCCAGCCGGTGTCTTGCTCTAACTTGTTCAGATGCTGGGCCAGTTGAGCTTCCTGATTGCTGGTCAACTGATCCGCCAAGTCCAAGACCGGCACGGGCGGCTGAGGCAGCTCCATCGGCACCACCGGCAGGGCAGGTTGCGCCCAGGTCAGGGATCCCCCGCCCACCGCAATCAACAGCCCAAGGCAAAAGCCCACCCCAACGCGGAGTATCCGTTGCCACTCGATGCTCATGCTGATCCCTCTCTTAGCTTTGACGCTGAGATACTGAGAAATGATGTTAAGAAATGTTTCAAT
Proteins encoded in this region:
- a CDS encoding TPM domain-containing protein, which encodes MELPQPPVPVLDLADQLTSNQEAQLAQHLNKLEQDTGWKLRVLTQFDQTPGRQVKEYWGLNERSVLMVADPRGGNLLAFNVGDAVREILPRTFWIELQSRFGNQFYVREHGTQRAILETVDVLDRCFHQGGCRVVPGLPQEQWILTLVTSILGGIVFGFAGKPRHAEELFNWRWALLISPLWFILFGAFGIGPVVTRTQDWIPVLRNVLGFLAGALVIYLAPIARPAVDQQ